The Colletes latitarsis isolate SP2378_abdomen chromosome 1, iyColLati1, whole genome shotgun sequence genome has a segment encoding these proteins:
- the LOC143340524 gene encoding uncharacterized protein LOC143340524 isoform X3, with the protein MTSKPGRSYNVRSPRVGGPLSQSLAMIPPTMHGHEFNQPLSRVVMVRKTDQRTFSKGRRGGEPLLETVTRETVELFNGGRAERKYTSETRDIVTPKSNSMPSLSVNGTKKKVVGFVDQLSPERSRTDSVRSKSPLTASPASPGPLSNSLHGSFHGSLGSDGMSYSSARSSSASPDSARYSSTPITKTDTRKPSVRRLGPPKEFINVCLETHNFYRSRHGVPPLRLSKQLCKTSQDWANILATRGRLEHRANIDYGENLYCMWSSNPKTIVSGDEPVNEWYAEEAQHQYGKEPTTLKTGHFTQVVWKDSTELGVGMARNRNGEVYVVCNYNPAGNFLGSFTENVLPAGGSSPSRKITFLPRYALDEQGWQQEALLVHNEYRRKHRVPDLRLSADLTAAAKAWANTLLNTNKLIPQSSSPYGENIYSMHCSDPKLIVPAREVVAKWYSEKKDHKFGTEPKVLNTCHFTQIVWKNTTEMGIAIAKRDGSCVVVACYHPRGNIVGQFTENVLKPVKSAC; encoded by the exons ATGACCTCCAAACCGGGAAGGTCCTACAACGTGAG GTCTCCGCGAGTCGGAGGGCCCCTCTCGCAGTCGTTAGCGATGATTCCGCCAACGATGCACGGCCACGAATTCAATCAACCCCTGTCGAGGGTGGTTATGGTCCGTAAAACGGATCAAAGGACTTTCAGCAAGGGCAGAAGGGGTGGCGAACCTCTCCTGGAAACGGTTACCAGAGAAACGGTGGAGCTTTTCAACGGCGGGCGCGCTGAAAGGAAATACACGTCCGAAACTAGAGACATCGTTACGCCAAAGTCGAATAG TATGCCCTCGCTCAGCGTTAATGGAACGAAAAAGAAGGTGGTCGGCTTTGTCGACCAGCTGTCGCCCGAAAG GTCGAGGACGGATTCGGTGAGATCGAAGTCCCCTTTGACGGCGTCACCGGCGTCTCCAGGGCCACTGTCGAATTCCCTGCACGGCAGTTTCCACGGTAGTTTAGGAAGCGATGGCATGTCGTACAGCAGCGCCAGGTCGTCCTCGGCGTCGCCTGATTCCGCAAGATACTCCTCGACACCG ATAACAAAGACTGACACACGTAAACCGTCTGTGCGCAGATTGGGGCCTCCGAAGGAATTCATCAACGTTTGCCTCGAAACGCACAATTTCTACCGCTCGAGGCATGGTGTGCCACCTCTGCGTCTCAGCAAACAG ttatgtaAGACGAGTCAGGACTGGGCCAACATACTGGCGACTAGGGGTAGGTTAGAGCATAGGGCGAACATAGACTACGGTGAGAATCTGTACTGCATGTGGAGCTCCAACCCGAAGACTATCGTCAGTGGCGATGAGCCTGTAAACGAATG GTACGCCGAGGAAGCTCAACATCAGTACGGAAAGGAGCCCACCACGTTGAAGACTGGCCACTTCACCCAGGTCGTGTGGAAAGACAGCACCGAATTGGGTGTCGGAATGGCGCGAAACCGAAACGGCGAAGTTTACGTGGTTTGTAACTACAATCCAGCCGGAAACTTCCTCGGGAGCTTCACGGAGAACGTACTTCCGGCTGGTGGTTCCAGTCCCTCTAGAAAGATCACCTTTTTACCGCGTTACGCGCTGGACGAACAAGGCTGGCAACAGGAAGCGTTGCTCGTGCACAACGAGTACAGGAGGAAACATCGTGTTCCTGATTTGAGGCTAAGCGCCGATCTAACGGCTGCTGCCAAG GCGTGGGCGAACACGTTGCTGAACACGAACAAGCTGATCCCGCAATCGTCGTCCCCGTACGGCGAGAACATCTACTCGATGCATTGTTCCGATCCGAAATTAATTGTACCGGCGCGGGAGGTGGTCGCAAAGTGGTATTCCGAAAAGAAGGATCACAAGTTTGGAACGGAGCCAAAGGTCTTGAATACAT GTCACTTTACGCAAATCGTCTGGAAGAACACCACCGAGATGGGTATAGCGATAGCCAAAAGGGATGGAAGCTGCGTGGTGGTGGCGTGTTACCATCCGAGGGGTAACATCGTAGGTCAGTTCACGGAAAACGTGTTAAAGCCCGTGAAAAGCGCCTGTTAG
- the LOC143340524 gene encoding uncharacterized protein LOC143340524 isoform X4 — translation MIPPTMHGHEFNQPLSRVVMVRKTDQRTFSKGRRGGEPLLETVTRETVELFNGGRAERKYTSETRDIVTPKSNSMPSLSVNGTKKKVVGFVDQLSPERSRTDSVRSKSPLTASPASPGPLSNSLHGSFHGSLGSDGMSYSSARSSSASPDSARYSSTPITKTDTRKPSVRRLGPPKEFINVCLETHNFYRSRHGVPPLRLSKQLCKTSQDWANILATRGRLEHRANIDYGENLYCMWSSNPKTIVSGDEPVNEWYAEEAQHQYGKEPTTLKTGHFTQVVWKDSTELGVGMARNRNGEVYVVCNYNPAGNFLGSFTENVLPAGGSSPSRKITFLPRYALDEQGWQQEALLVHNEYRRKHRVPDLRLSADLTAAAKAWANTLLNTNKLIPQSSSPYGENIYSMHCSDPKLIVPAREVVAKWYSEKKDHKFGTEPKVLNTCHFTQIVWKNTTEMGIAIAKRDGSCVVVACYHPRGNIVGQFTENVLKPVKSAC, via the exons ATGATTCCGCCAACGATGCACGGCCACGAATTCAATCAACCCCTGTCGAGGGTGGTTATGGTCCGTAAAACGGATCAAAGGACTTTCAGCAAGGGCAGAAGGGGTGGCGAACCTCTCCTGGAAACGGTTACCAGAGAAACGGTGGAGCTTTTCAACGGCGGGCGCGCTGAAAGGAAATACACGTCCGAAACTAGAGACATCGTTACGCCAAAGTCGAATAG TATGCCCTCGCTCAGCGTTAATGGAACGAAAAAGAAGGTGGTCGGCTTTGTCGACCAGCTGTCGCCCGAAAG GTCGAGGACGGATTCGGTGAGATCGAAGTCCCCTTTGACGGCGTCACCGGCGTCTCCAGGGCCACTGTCGAATTCCCTGCACGGCAGTTTCCACGGTAGTTTAGGAAGCGATGGCATGTCGTACAGCAGCGCCAGGTCGTCCTCGGCGTCGCCTGATTCCGCAAGATACTCCTCGACACCG ATAACAAAGACTGACACACGTAAACCGTCTGTGCGCAGATTGGGGCCTCCGAAGGAATTCATCAACGTTTGCCTCGAAACGCACAATTTCTACCGCTCGAGGCATGGTGTGCCACCTCTGCGTCTCAGCAAACAG ttatgtaAGACGAGTCAGGACTGGGCCAACATACTGGCGACTAGGGGTAGGTTAGAGCATAGGGCGAACATAGACTACGGTGAGAATCTGTACTGCATGTGGAGCTCCAACCCGAAGACTATCGTCAGTGGCGATGAGCCTGTAAACGAATG GTACGCCGAGGAAGCTCAACATCAGTACGGAAAGGAGCCCACCACGTTGAAGACTGGCCACTTCACCCAGGTCGTGTGGAAAGACAGCACCGAATTGGGTGTCGGAATGGCGCGAAACCGAAACGGCGAAGTTTACGTGGTTTGTAACTACAATCCAGCCGGAAACTTCCTCGGGAGCTTCACGGAGAACGTACTTCCGGCTGGTGGTTCCAGTCCCTCTAGAAAGATCACCTTTTTACCGCGTTACGCGCTGGACGAACAAGGCTGGCAACAGGAAGCGTTGCTCGTGCACAACGAGTACAGGAGGAAACATCGTGTTCCTGATTTGAGGCTAAGCGCCGATCTAACGGCTGCTGCCAAG GCGTGGGCGAACACGTTGCTGAACACGAACAAGCTGATCCCGCAATCGTCGTCCCCGTACGGCGAGAACATCTACTCGATGCATTGTTCCGATCCGAAATTAATTGTACCGGCGCGGGAGGTGGTCGCAAAGTGGTATTCCGAAAAGAAGGATCACAAGTTTGGAACGGAGCCAAAGGTCTTGAATACAT GTCACTTTACGCAAATCGTCTGGAAGAACACCACCGAGATGGGTATAGCGATAGCCAAAAGGGATGGAAGCTGCGTGGTGGTGGCGTGTTACCATCCGAGGGGTAACATCGTAGGTCAGTTCACGGAAAACGTGTTAAAGCCCGTGAAAAGCGCCTGTTAG
- the LOC143340524 gene encoding uncharacterized protein LOC143340524 isoform X2, with protein sequence MSSSGFNEEKGETTCREDDRDDSLEYVWEDLEDLSLESPRVGGPLSQSLAMIPPTMHGHEFNQPLSRVVMVRKTDQRTFSKGRRGGEPLLETVTRETVELFNGGRAERKYTSETRDIVTPKSNRSRTDSVRSKSPLTASPASPGPLSNSLHGSFHGSLGSDGMSYSSARSSSASPDSARYSSTPITKTDTRKPSVRRLGPPKEFINVCLETHNFYRSRHGVPPLRLSKQLCKTSQDWANILATRGRLEHRANIDYGENLYCMWSSNPKTIVSGDEPVNEWYAEEAQHQYGKEPTTLKTGHFTQVVWKDSTELGVGMARNRNGEVYVVCNYNPAGNFLGSFTENVLPAGGSSPSRKITFLPRYALDEQGWQQEALLVHNEYRRKHRVPDLRLSADLTAAAKAWANTLLNTNKLIPQSSSPYGENIYSMHCSDPKLIVPAREVVAKWYSEKKDHKFGTEPKVLNTCHFTQIVWKNTTEMGIAIAKRDGSCVVVACYHPRGNIVGQFTENVLKPVKSAC encoded by the exons GTCTCCGCGAGTCGGAGGGCCCCTCTCGCAGTCGTTAGCGATGATTCCGCCAACGATGCACGGCCACGAATTCAATCAACCCCTGTCGAGGGTGGTTATGGTCCGTAAAACGGATCAAAGGACTTTCAGCAAGGGCAGAAGGGGTGGCGAACCTCTCCTGGAAACGGTTACCAGAGAAACGGTGGAGCTTTTCAACGGCGGGCGCGCTGAAAGGAAATACACGTCCGAAACTAGAGACATCGTTACGCCAAAGTCGAATAG GTCGAGGACGGATTCGGTGAGATCGAAGTCCCCTTTGACGGCGTCACCGGCGTCTCCAGGGCCACTGTCGAATTCCCTGCACGGCAGTTTCCACGGTAGTTTAGGAAGCGATGGCATGTCGTACAGCAGCGCCAGGTCGTCCTCGGCGTCGCCTGATTCCGCAAGATACTCCTCGACACCG ATAACAAAGACTGACACACGTAAACCGTCTGTGCGCAGATTGGGGCCTCCGAAGGAATTCATCAACGTTTGCCTCGAAACGCACAATTTCTACCGCTCGAGGCATGGTGTGCCACCTCTGCGTCTCAGCAAACAG ttatgtaAGACGAGTCAGGACTGGGCCAACATACTGGCGACTAGGGGTAGGTTAGAGCATAGGGCGAACATAGACTACGGTGAGAATCTGTACTGCATGTGGAGCTCCAACCCGAAGACTATCGTCAGTGGCGATGAGCCTGTAAACGAATG GTACGCCGAGGAAGCTCAACATCAGTACGGAAAGGAGCCCACCACGTTGAAGACTGGCCACTTCACCCAGGTCGTGTGGAAAGACAGCACCGAATTGGGTGTCGGAATGGCGCGAAACCGAAACGGCGAAGTTTACGTGGTTTGTAACTACAATCCAGCCGGAAACTTCCTCGGGAGCTTCACGGAGAACGTACTTCCGGCTGGTGGTTCCAGTCCCTCTAGAAAGATCACCTTTTTACCGCGTTACGCGCTGGACGAACAAGGCTGGCAACAGGAAGCGTTGCTCGTGCACAACGAGTACAGGAGGAAACATCGTGTTCCTGATTTGAGGCTAAGCGCCGATCTAACGGCTGCTGCCAAG GCGTGGGCGAACACGTTGCTGAACACGAACAAGCTGATCCCGCAATCGTCGTCCCCGTACGGCGAGAACATCTACTCGATGCATTGTTCCGATCCGAAATTAATTGTACCGGCGCGGGAGGTGGTCGCAAAGTGGTATTCCGAAAAGAAGGATCACAAGTTTGGAACGGAGCCAAAGGTCTTGAATACAT GTCACTTTACGCAAATCGTCTGGAAGAACACCACCGAGATGGGTATAGCGATAGCCAAAAGGGATGGAAGCTGCGTGGTGGTGGCGTGTTACCATCCGAGGGGTAACATCGTAGGTCAGTTCACGGAAAACGTGTTAAAGCCCGTGAAAAGCGCCTGTTAG
- the LOC143340524 gene encoding uncharacterized protein LOC143340524 isoform X1 produces the protein MSSSGFNEEKGETTCREDDRDDSLEYVWEDLEDLSLESPRVGGPLSQSLAMIPPTMHGHEFNQPLSRVVMVRKTDQRTFSKGRRGGEPLLETVTRETVELFNGGRAERKYTSETRDIVTPKSNSMPSLSVNGTKKKVVGFVDQLSPERSRTDSVRSKSPLTASPASPGPLSNSLHGSFHGSLGSDGMSYSSARSSSASPDSARYSSTPITKTDTRKPSVRRLGPPKEFINVCLETHNFYRSRHGVPPLRLSKQLCKTSQDWANILATRGRLEHRANIDYGENLYCMWSSNPKTIVSGDEPVNEWYAEEAQHQYGKEPTTLKTGHFTQVVWKDSTELGVGMARNRNGEVYVVCNYNPAGNFLGSFTENVLPAGGSSPSRKITFLPRYALDEQGWQQEALLVHNEYRRKHRVPDLRLSADLTAAAKAWANTLLNTNKLIPQSSSPYGENIYSMHCSDPKLIVPAREVVAKWYSEKKDHKFGTEPKVLNTCHFTQIVWKNTTEMGIAIAKRDGSCVVVACYHPRGNIVGQFTENVLKPVKSAC, from the exons GTCTCCGCGAGTCGGAGGGCCCCTCTCGCAGTCGTTAGCGATGATTCCGCCAACGATGCACGGCCACGAATTCAATCAACCCCTGTCGAGGGTGGTTATGGTCCGTAAAACGGATCAAAGGACTTTCAGCAAGGGCAGAAGGGGTGGCGAACCTCTCCTGGAAACGGTTACCAGAGAAACGGTGGAGCTTTTCAACGGCGGGCGCGCTGAAAGGAAATACACGTCCGAAACTAGAGACATCGTTACGCCAAAGTCGAATAG TATGCCCTCGCTCAGCGTTAATGGAACGAAAAAGAAGGTGGTCGGCTTTGTCGACCAGCTGTCGCCCGAAAG GTCGAGGACGGATTCGGTGAGATCGAAGTCCCCTTTGACGGCGTCACCGGCGTCTCCAGGGCCACTGTCGAATTCCCTGCACGGCAGTTTCCACGGTAGTTTAGGAAGCGATGGCATGTCGTACAGCAGCGCCAGGTCGTCCTCGGCGTCGCCTGATTCCGCAAGATACTCCTCGACACCG ATAACAAAGACTGACACACGTAAACCGTCTGTGCGCAGATTGGGGCCTCCGAAGGAATTCATCAACGTTTGCCTCGAAACGCACAATTTCTACCGCTCGAGGCATGGTGTGCCACCTCTGCGTCTCAGCAAACAG ttatgtaAGACGAGTCAGGACTGGGCCAACATACTGGCGACTAGGGGTAGGTTAGAGCATAGGGCGAACATAGACTACGGTGAGAATCTGTACTGCATGTGGAGCTCCAACCCGAAGACTATCGTCAGTGGCGATGAGCCTGTAAACGAATG GTACGCCGAGGAAGCTCAACATCAGTACGGAAAGGAGCCCACCACGTTGAAGACTGGCCACTTCACCCAGGTCGTGTGGAAAGACAGCACCGAATTGGGTGTCGGAATGGCGCGAAACCGAAACGGCGAAGTTTACGTGGTTTGTAACTACAATCCAGCCGGAAACTTCCTCGGGAGCTTCACGGAGAACGTACTTCCGGCTGGTGGTTCCAGTCCCTCTAGAAAGATCACCTTTTTACCGCGTTACGCGCTGGACGAACAAGGCTGGCAACAGGAAGCGTTGCTCGTGCACAACGAGTACAGGAGGAAACATCGTGTTCCTGATTTGAGGCTAAGCGCCGATCTAACGGCTGCTGCCAAG GCGTGGGCGAACACGTTGCTGAACACGAACAAGCTGATCCCGCAATCGTCGTCCCCGTACGGCGAGAACATCTACTCGATGCATTGTTCCGATCCGAAATTAATTGTACCGGCGCGGGAGGTGGTCGCAAAGTGGTATTCCGAAAAGAAGGATCACAAGTTTGGAACGGAGCCAAAGGTCTTGAATACAT GTCACTTTACGCAAATCGTCTGGAAGAACACCACCGAGATGGGTATAGCGATAGCCAAAAGGGATGGAAGCTGCGTGGTGGTGGCGTGTTACCATCCGAGGGGTAACATCGTAGGTCAGTTCACGGAAAACGTGTTAAAGCCCGTGAAAAGCGCCTGTTAG